A section of the Phycodurus eques isolate BA_2022a chromosome 4, UOR_Pequ_1.1, whole genome shotgun sequence genome encodes:
- the irx4a gene encoding iroquois-class homeodomain protein IRX-4a, whose product MSYPQFGYPYSSAPQFLMTSNSLTTCCESTGRSIADSGVPASGQTPVYCPVYESRLLATARHELSSAAALGMYGSPYTGTQGYGNYVTYGTDASAFYSLGTFDTKDATASAHAGITQATAYYPYDPTLGQYQYDRYGSMDGGPRRKNATRETTSTLKAWLQEHRKNPYPTKGEKIMLAIITKMTLTQVSTWFANARRRLKKENKMTWPPRNKGSEEKRYDEDDDCSQEEQIKSESQENDSRGQSNKDLQLSDLEDFDTLESESSECELKHRYHMNPHMTTTGDCPAEHLIKDGSVKMSGPVSLGGEQDLSSKSCLKTNQEDFQAESRAQPKSCYSQQPQHHILDGKPRIWSLAQTATSLVQTDYPSCMLRCQAPPSSSLSPPPVATSPAPGLDHRQDSPVTTLRNWVDGVFHDPLFRHSTLSQALTHSTVSWSSSTTKGSILEAQRSPGVLQHDQDSSKDTAMTFKTINKLFCS is encoded by the exons ATGTCATATCCGCAATTTGGATATCCATATTCGTCTGCTCCGCAA TTCCTAATGACAAGCAACTCTCTGACCACCTGCTGCGAGTCCACCGGCAGATCCATCGCCGACTCCGGAGTGCCGGCGTCCGGGCAGACGCCGGTCTACTGCCCGGTGTACGAGAGCCGGCTCCTGGCCACCGCCAGGCACGAGCTCAGCTCGGCCGCCGCACTGGGCATGTACGGGAGCCCCTACACCGGCACTCAAGGATACGGCAACTACGTTACATATGGAACGGACGCCTCCGCGTTCTACTCGCTG GGTACATTCGACACAAAAGATGCCACAGCTTCTGCGCATGCAGGAATAACCCAAGCGACGGCCTACTACCCCTATGATCCCACCTTGGGACAATATCAGTATGACAG ATATGGTTCCATGGATGGAGGACCTAGGCGCAAGAACGCCACTCGTGAGACAACAAGCACCCTGAAGGCCTGGCTGCAGGAACACAGGAAGAACCCTTATCCCACCAAAGGTGAAAAGATAATGCTGGCCATCATCACCAAGATGACGCTGACACAGGTGTCCACCTGGTTTGCCAACGCCAGGAGGAGGCTGAAGAAGGAGAACAAGATGACATGGCCGCCCAGAAACAAGGGCTCCGAGGAGAAGCGATATGACGAGGACGACGACTGTTCTCAGGAGGAGCAGATTAAAAGTGAAAGTCAGGAAAATG atagTCGAGGTCAATCCAATAAAGATCTCCAGCTGAGCGACCTGGAAGACTTTGACACTCTGGAGTCAGAGAGTTCGGAGTGCGAGTTGAAGCACAGATACCACATGAACCCTCACATGACAACAACCGGCGACTGTCCCGCCGAGCACCTCATCAAAGACGGGTCCGTGAAAATGTCCGGCCCGGTTTCGCTCGGGGGGGAGCAGGACTTGAGTAGCAAAAGTTGCCTAAAAACAAACCAGGAGGATTTCCAGGCGGAAAGCAGAGCGCAACCAAAGTCTTGTTACAGCCAACAGCCGCAGCACCACATACTAGACGGCAAACCTCGGATCTGGTCTTTGGCCCAGACGGCGACCTCCTTGGTCCAGACTGATTACCCTTCCTGTATGCTGAGGTGTCAAGCACCCCCGTCCTCCTCGCTCAGCCCACCCCCTGTCGCTACCTCACCCGCCCCGGGCCTGGACCACAGGCAGGACTCGCCTGTCACTACACTGAGAAACTGGGTGGACGGGGTCTTCCACGATCCCTTGTTCAGGCACAGCACTTTGAGCCAGGCCCTGACCCACTCCACCGTATCCTGGAGCAGCAGCACCACCAAAGGATCCATCTTGGAGGCCCAGAGGAGTCCGGGGGTTCTGCAGCACGACCAGGACTCGTCCAAAGACACTGCCATGACTTTCAAAACTATTAACAAACTCTTTTGTTCGTAA